The following proteins are encoded in a genomic region of Arachis ipaensis cultivar K30076 chromosome B02, Araip1.1, whole genome shotgun sequence:
- the LOC110269151 gene encoding glucose-6-phosphate 1-dehydrogenase, cytoplasmic isoform-like: protein MISAVVAVQARNCPTGGGKKGVTIQNAYENLIHDTIRGDQQQFVRRDELEASWKIFTPLLHRIDRGEFKPLPYEAYGRGPKEVDELLRKAGYVETPIVVKSPGF from the exons ATGATATCTGCTGTTGTTGCAGTACAAGCTAG GAATTGTCCTACTGGCGGGGGAAAGAAGGGGGTTACCATTCAGAATGCTTATGAGAATCTCATTCACGACAC GATTAGAGGCGATCAGCAACAATTCGTTCGTAGAGATGAATTGGAG GCATCGTGGAAGATCTTCACCCCGTTATTGCACAGAATTGATAGAGGGGAGTTCAAGCCACTCCCTTATGAGGCATACGGTAGAGGCCCGAAAGAGGTCGATGAATTGCTGCGAAAAGCGGGCTATGTTGAAACACCCATTGTTGTAAAGAGCCCGGGCTTTTAG
- the LOC107626713 gene encoding glucose-6-phosphate 1-dehydrogenase, cytoplasmic, with protein sequence MNIWLLISLQIIFKEDFRTKVHGGYFDQYGIIRDIIQNHLLQVLCLVAMERPVSLNPEHIRDERVKVLESVVPISDDEVVLGQYEGCRDDPIVPDESNTPTFASVILRIHNERWEGVPFILKAGKALNSRKTEIRVQFKDVPHEIFQKFSGTVRSIEEMGFVSAYKPLETTYMKLMVYDRLRFDDSLYCQIHSLRLEV encoded by the exons ATGAACATTTGGCTGCTGATTTCATTGCAGATAATTTTCAAAGAGGATTTTAGAACTAAAGTCCATGGTGGATATTTTGACCAATATGG AATTATCCGAGACATTATTCAAAACCATCTGCTTCAG GTTCTCTGCTTGGTTGCTATGGAAAGGCCTGTTTCTCTCAATCCTGAGCACATTCGAGATGAGAGAGTGAAG GTTCTTGAATCAGTAGTACCTATTAGCGACGATGAGGTTGTTCTTGGACAATATGAAGGCTGTAGAGATGACCCAATCGTACCTGATGAGTCGAACACTCCAACTTTTGCATCTGTTATTCTGCGCATACACAACGAAAGATGGGAAG GTGTTCCTTTCATACTAAAAGCAGGGAAGGCCCTAAATTCTAGAAAAACAGAGATACGAGTTCAATTCAAGGATGTTCCTCATGAAATTTTCCAGAAATTTTCTGGTACC GTCAGAAGCATCGAAGAAATGGGTTTCGTATCTGCCTACAAGCCTTTAGAAACTACTTACATGAAGCTTATGGTATATGATCGCCTACGTTTCGACGATTCTCTATATTGTCAGATTCATTCATTGAGATTGGAAGTTTGA